A portion of the Granulosicoccus antarcticus IMCC3135 genome contains these proteins:
- a CDS encoding phasin family protein — MKNVFENLNLTDSMNEQIKQLTDMQSNALEPMRDFATLAADALEQIARQNYAVIGDVLEFSTKQAHLPMSSDNVTDVTSAQADEAKALVELLNSRAAEYTEIVQQFSAKAKEAAESASASFK; from the coding sequence ATGAAAAACGTATTCGAAAACCTGAACCTGACTGACAGCATGAACGAGCAAATCAAGCAGCTGACAGACATGCAATCCAACGCCCTTGAGCCAATGCGCGACTTCGCAACACTGGCTGCCGATGCTCTTGAGCAAATTGCTCGTCAGAACTACGCTGTTATTGGTGACGTTCTTGAATTCTCTACCAAGCAAGCCCATCTGCCTATGTCCAGTGATAACGTGACAGATGTGACTTCAGCCCAGGCAGATGAAGCCAAGGCGCTGGTAGAACTGTTGAACAGCCGTGCGGCTGAATACACAGAAATCGTACAGCAGTTTTCAGCCAAGGCGAAAGAAGCCGCTGAAAGCGCTTCAGCCTCTTTCAAGTAA
- a CDS encoding branched-chain amino acid ABC transporter permease — translation MNTHYRVTRSSTATHISMLLAVLLIVVLVTVPWWAGRAEMRLLGEIFLYLALASLWNLLAGYAGLVSVGQQAYVGFGGYMLFALTMFGGLHPLAAIAMAGVLGAIIAVPVAALMFRLRGAYFAIGTWVMAEVFRLSFAQVSALGGGSGSSLPVAIVKSLSASRSSRESLSYWLALAAVVIVILTVVFTLRSRKGLALTAIRDNELAAGSLGINIWRTKFLVYVAASSLTAVLGALIFLQKLRISPDAAFAVNDWTAFVIFIVVIGGIGTVEGPIIGTLVFFALRETMADLGTIYLILLGVVAIAIMLVAPKGLWGLIRSRFDLQLFPLGYRVESTSSNKGE, via the coding sequence ATGAATACCCATTACCGAGTGACCCGAAGTTCTACCGCTACTCACATCTCCATGTTGTTGGCCGTCTTGCTGATTGTCGTTCTGGTGACGGTGCCGTGGTGGGCGGGGCGGGCCGAGATGCGACTACTGGGAGAGATCTTTCTCTATCTGGCCTTGGCGAGTCTATGGAACCTGCTGGCAGGCTATGCAGGCCTGGTATCCGTCGGTCAGCAGGCTTATGTCGGGTTTGGCGGTTACATGCTGTTTGCCCTGACCATGTTCGGAGGCTTGCATCCGCTGGCAGCCATTGCCATGGCAGGTGTTCTTGGGGCCATCATTGCAGTTCCGGTTGCAGCTCTGATGTTTCGTCTGCGTGGTGCCTATTTCGCTATTGGCACCTGGGTCATGGCCGAAGTCTTCCGTCTCAGTTTTGCACAGGTTTCAGCGCTGGGGGGAGGCTCCGGCAGTTCGCTTCCGGTTGCCATCGTCAAGTCATTGTCTGCATCACGCTCATCACGCGAATCGCTCAGTTACTGGCTGGCCTTGGCGGCCGTCGTGATTGTCATACTCACCGTGGTATTCACGCTGCGATCCCGCAAAGGGCTGGCACTGACCGCCATTAGAGACAATGAGCTGGCAGCCGGTTCACTGGGTATCAATATCTGGCGAACCAAGTTTCTGGTTTATGTTGCGGCCTCATCTCTGACGGCGGTGCTCGGTGCACTGATCTTTTTGCAAAAACTGCGAATCTCACCTGATGCAGCCTTTGCGGTGAACGACTGGACAGCGTTTGTCATCTTTATCGTCGTAATAGGCGGAATCGGTACGGTAGAAGGACCCATCATCGGCACCCTGGTGTTCTTTGCCTTGCGTGAAACCATGGCAGATTTGGGAACAATCTATCTGATCCTGCTTGGGGTAGTGGCGATTGCGATCATGCTGGTGGCTCCCAAAGGACTCTGGGGGCTGATTCGTAGCCGATTTGACCTGCAACTCTTTCCACTCGGCTATCGAGTCGAATCTACATCCAGCAACAAGGGAGAATGA
- a CDS encoding 3-keto-5-aminohexanoate cleavage protein, with the protein MARQKTIITCAITGAIHTPTMSSALPYTAEDIAAQATAAAQAGASVLHLHARNPEDGSVSLNPDHFAAFLPKIKESTDAVINISTGGSLKTSIEERIAPVLKFSPEMCSLNMGSMNFSFHPLAKRYDTWNFDWEKEYVQNSDTYIFRNTFNDIEKVARTLEPHQIKFEHECYDVGHLYNLRFCMDIGLFKAPIFIQFIFGILGGIGPEVENLIFMKQTADRLFGDDYRWSVLGAGGVQMSLATTASQMGGNVRVGLEDSLLISRGKLAANNAQQVTKIKRIIEDLGCEVATPDEAREILALKGGDKVQF; encoded by the coding sequence ATGGCACGACAAAAGACCATCATCACTTGCGCTATCACCGGTGCTATTCACACGCCCACCATGTCGAGCGCCTTGCCCTACACGGCTGAAGACATTGCTGCACAGGCAACTGCTGCGGCACAAGCCGGGGCATCAGTGTTGCATCTGCATGCACGCAATCCAGAGGACGGTTCGGTCTCACTCAATCCGGATCACTTTGCCGCCTTCTTGCCAAAAATAAAGGAGTCGACAGATGCTGTCATCAATATCTCTACCGGTGGCAGCCTGAAGACCTCTATCGAGGAACGTATAGCTCCGGTGCTCAAGTTCTCACCCGAAATGTGTTCCTTGAATATGGGTTCGATGAATTTTTCGTTCCACCCACTTGCCAAGCGCTATGACACATGGAATTTTGACTGGGAGAAAGAGTATGTACAAAACTCTGATACTTACATATTCCGCAACACATTCAACGATATCGAGAAAGTAGCCAGAACGCTGGAACCTCATCAGATCAAATTCGAGCACGAATGCTACGACGTTGGTCATCTCTACAACCTGAGATTCTGCATGGATATCGGCCTTTTCAAGGCACCGATATTCATTCAGTTCATCTTCGGCATTCTTGGCGGCATTGGCCCGGAAGTGGAAAACCTGATCTTCATGAAACAGACAGCCGACCGTTTGTTTGGTGATGACTATCGCTGGTCGGTTCTGGGTGCCGGTGGTGTTCAGATGTCCCTGGCAACGACGGCCAGTCAGATGGGTGGCAATGTGCGTGTTGGGCTCGAAGACAGCTTGCTTATATCTCGAGGAAAACTTGCCGCCAATAATGCACAGCAGGTGACCAAGATAAAACGAATTATCGAAGATCTGGGCTGTGAGGTTGCAACACCTGATGAAGCACGTGAAATTCTGGCGCTCAAAGGTGGCGACAAGGTGCAATTCTAG
- a CDS encoding branched-chain amino acid ABC transporter permease, whose product MEWVNAVIQGTLLGGLYALFAAGLSLIFGVMRLVNIAHGDLIILAAYLGLSTTVAFGMHPLLALIVVIPVMAALGYVLQRVVLNRTLGGDLLSPLLVTFGLSVIIQNVLLNVYSADPQKMGAGALETASVKIGTVSLGVLPLLTFVIAIAVIAGLQWIFYRTALGRAFRAVSDNQDIAQLMGLNKHHIYGLALALSLAVTAIAGLLLGIRTSFDPAVGGSRLIFGFEAVIIGGLGNLWGTLAGGVILGVAQTLGALINPGWQLLAGHIVFLIILAIRPNGLFPRMSE is encoded by the coding sequence ATGGAATGGGTAAATGCAGTCATTCAAGGTACGCTTCTGGGTGGTTTGTACGCCTTGTTTGCGGCCGGGTTATCACTGATTTTCGGTGTCATGCGGCTGGTTAATATCGCGCATGGTGATCTGATCATTCTGGCCGCCTATCTGGGCCTGAGTACCACTGTTGCATTTGGTATGCATCCACTGCTCGCGTTGATTGTCGTCATCCCGGTTATGGCAGCGCTGGGTTATGTTCTGCAGCGCGTTGTGCTGAACCGCACCCTGGGTGGCGATCTGTTATCCCCCTTGCTGGTGACCTTCGGTCTATCCGTCATCATCCAGAATGTCTTGCTCAATGTGTACTCGGCTGATCCTCAGAAAATGGGAGCGGGAGCCTTGGAAACGGCGAGCGTCAAGATCGGTACGGTGTCTCTTGGTGTGTTGCCGCTACTGACGTTTGTCATCGCCATTGCGGTCATTGCCGGGCTGCAATGGATATTTTACCGGACTGCGTTGGGTCGCGCCTTTCGCGCAGTCTCGGACAATCAGGACATAGCCCAGCTGATGGGGCTCAACAAGCATCATATCTATGGACTGGCTCTGGCATTGTCACTGGCGGTGACGGCGATTGCCGGCTTGTTGCTTGGAATCCGCACAAGTTTTGATCCGGCGGTTGGCGGTAGTCGACTCATATTCGGCTTTGAGGCCGTCATCATTGGCGGTCTGGGCAATCTATGGGGCACGTTGGCAGGTGGTGTGATACTCGGTGTTGCCCAGACACTGGGGGCATTGATCAACCCCGGATGGCAATTGCTGGCTGGCCATATTGTTTTTCTGATCATTCTGGCCATTCGTCCGAATGGGCTGTTCCCGAGGATGAGCGAATGA
- a CDS encoding ABC transporter ATP-binding protein — protein sequence MSKILQLQQLSRSFGAITVADSLTYELEQGEALGVIGPNGAGKTSMFNLITGTLNPDEGRILFKGQDVTRYNAARRSRMGIARSFQVPQPFSHMTVFENAMIASTQAAGLSGRQAEQKSLSVLEQTGLMARANKPAGQLTLLDRKRLELTRALCAEPSLLLLDEIAGGLTEAECTALIETIKEIHASGVSIIWIEHVVHALMAVVDRLIVIDFGKQIADGEPQQIMRSAAVQQIYMGIEADE from the coding sequence ATGAGCAAGATACTTCAATTACAGCAACTGAGCAGATCCTTTGGCGCCATTACTGTCGCCGACTCACTGACTTATGAGCTGGAGCAGGGGGAGGCATTGGGTGTGATCGGCCCCAACGGGGCTGGCAAGACCTCCATGTTCAATCTGATTACCGGCACCTTGAACCCGGATGAAGGACGCATCCTGTTCAAGGGGCAGGATGTGACGCGTTACAACGCTGCGCGTCGATCAAGGATGGGCATCGCTCGCAGTTTTCAGGTACCCCAGCCATTTAGTCATATGACGGTATTCGAGAATGCAATGATTGCCTCTACCCAGGCAGCTGGCTTGTCCGGGCGTCAGGCCGAGCAAAAGAGCCTGAGTGTCCTGGAGCAAACTGGCCTGATGGCCAGAGCCAACAAACCGGCCGGTCAACTGACCTTGCTGGACAGAAAGCGCCTTGAATTGACACGCGCACTGTGTGCTGAACCCAGTTTGTTATTACTGGATGAAATAGCAGGGGGTCTGACCGAAGCGGAGTGTACCGCACTGATAGAAACCATCAAGGAGATCCATGCCAGTGGTGTCTCGATTATCTGGATTGAACATGTCGTGCATGCCTTGATGGCTGTGGTGGATCGGCTGATCGTGATCGATTTTGGCAAGCAGATCGCCGATGGTGAACCGCAGCAAATCATGCGCAGTGCAGCCGTTCAGCAAATCTATATGGGGATTGAAGCAGATGAGTGA
- a CDS encoding ABC transporter ATP-binding protein: MSEPILVVTALDSYYEDFQALYKVSLTLNEGEVVAIIGANGAGKTTLLRSIVGLIKSKSEQVKYRGQAIGSLRADQIAATGIAMVPEGRQLFPSLTVEENLLIGGRIKRAGPWSLDAIYELFPVLSERRKQASTSLSGGQQQMVAIGRALMSNPSVILFDEISLGLAPVIIKNIYEALPGIVQDGMTAVIVEQDITKALSVSSRVYCLQEGRVSLQGNSSSVSREDISRAYFGIS, encoded by the coding sequence ATGAGTGAGCCCATTCTTGTCGTCACCGCACTGGACTCCTACTATGAGGATTTTCAGGCTTTGTACAAGGTAAGTCTGACATTGAACGAGGGCGAGGTCGTTGCCATTATCGGTGCCAACGGTGCGGGTAAGACAACCTTGCTACGTTCAATCGTCGGACTGATCAAAAGCAAATCCGAACAGGTAAAATATCGAGGCCAGGCCATCGGCAGCTTGCGGGCCGACCAGATAGCTGCCACCGGTATTGCCATGGTGCCTGAAGGGCGCCAGTTATTCCCATCACTGACGGTAGAGGAAAACCTGCTGATCGGAGGGCGCATCAAACGCGCAGGGCCCTGGTCGCTGGATGCTATCTACGAACTATTTCCCGTGCTCAGTGAACGTCGCAAGCAGGCCTCGACCTCCTTGTCGGGAGGACAACAGCAAATGGTCGCTATTGGCCGAGCTTTGATGTCCAACCCCAGTGTCATTCTGTTTGATGAAATCAGCCTGGGCCTTGCCCCCGTCATCATCAAGAATATCTACGAGGCGTTGCCGGGCATCGTTCAGGATGGCATGACAGCCGTGATTGTAGAGCAGGACATTACCAAAGCACTGTCTGTCTCTTCACGTGTGTATTGCCTGCAGGAGGGAAGAGTTTCCTTGCAGGGCAATTCATCCAGCGTCTCGCGTGAGGACATATCACGCGCCTACTTTGGGATATCCTGA
- a CDS encoding phasin family protein, whose protein sequence is MKSINEQFAEMQKKTLESLEPMQNMNAVAAEAFERIARKNYELMGELVDYTVAQVKTPADPTNLQEAYEQRTAEAKAFAEKVNASAAEYVTLATELGEMAKAKAAPEAKKKAAPAKSK, encoded by the coding sequence ATGAAATCCATAAACGAACAATTTGCAGAAATGCAGAAAAAGACACTCGAAAGCCTTGAGCCCATGCAGAACATGAATGCAGTGGCTGCAGAAGCATTTGAACGTATCGCTCGCAAGAACTACGAGCTGATGGGTGAGCTGGTTGACTACACTGTTGCTCAAGTGAAGACACCTGCTGATCCTACCAACCTTCAGGAAGCCTACGAGCAACGTACAGCTGAAGCCAAGGCATTTGCTGAAAAAGTCAATGCCAGCGCCGCAGAATACGTAACGCTTGCTACTGAACTGGGTGAAATGGCGAAAGCCAAAGCCGCTCCTGAAGCAAAGAAAAAAGCGGCTCCTGCCAAGTCCAAGTAA